A genomic segment from Salvelinus sp. IW2-2015 unplaced genomic scaffold, ASM291031v2 Un_scaffold8860, whole genome shotgun sequence encodes:
- the LOC112079651 gene encoding ankyrin repeat and SOCS box protein 13-like — protein MMEVETARPYFFGDIGCWSERTEVHKAASEGHAAQLQKLIQSGASVNIVAVDSITPLHEACERGQTQCVRLLLDAGAQVDARNTDGSTPLCEACSVGSFDCVRMLLEHGANVNPTLSSRTTSPLHEACMGGNADVVKIMIAKGASLEAYDLYYGTPLHVACANDHTDCVKALLNAGAKVNYARLHKTALHHAAKVKSADMIDMLVEFGANIYAKDKNDKKPIDYIEPGSPAALCLEFYESKSV, from the exons ATGATGGAGGTTGAAACTGCCAGACCATACTTCTTTGGAGACATAG GCTGCTGGTCGGAGAGGACCGAGGTGCACAAGGCGGCCTCCGAGGGACATGCTGCCCAGCTGCAGAAACTCATCCAGAGCGGAGCCTCCGTCAACATAGTGGCTGTGGACTCTATCACCCCCCTCCATGAGGCATGTGAAAGGGGGCAGACCCAGTGTGTCAGGCTGCTACTGGATGCTGGAGCACAG GTGGATGCCCGTAACACGGATGGTAGCACCCCTCTGTGTGAGGCCTGCTCGGTCGGGAGCTTTGACTGTGTACGGATGCTGCTGGAGCATGGGGCCAAYGTGAACCCCACCCTCTCTTCCCGGACCACCTCACCCCTACACGAAGCCTGCATGGGGG GTAATGCTGATGTTGTGAAGATCATGATCGCTAAAGGTGCCAGTCTGGAGGCATATGACCTGTACTATGGGACCCCACTTCATGTGGCWTGTGCCAACGACCACACAGACTGTGTCAAGGCACTACTCAACGCAG GTGCCAAAGTGAATTATGCTCGGCTGCACAAGACGGCCCTGCACCATGCTGCTAAAGTGAAGAGTGCAGACATGATCGACATGCTGGTGGAGTTTGGGGCGAACATCTACGCCAAAGACAAAAACGATAAGAAGCCCATTGACTACATCGAACCCGGTTCTCCTGCTGCACTCTGCTTAGAGTTTTATGAAAGTAAGTCAGTGTGA